GATAAGGTTTGCTTCTTCAATATCAGCACCTTCGTTTTTAGTCTGCCAGTTTGCCATAGCAGAAAGAAGTAATTTTTCTAACTTGTTAGAAGCATCCTTCTTAGAATATTTTAGGATATAAAGTGCTTTGTCTACCTGCTCTCCTCTAATGATATCAGCAACTAATCTCATTTTTCTTGGAGAAGACGGGCAATTATTTAATGAAGCTTTTACAACGTCTTTGTTAGCTTCTTTTCTTGCGATTGAACTATCTTGTTTTCTTGATCCCATGATTATCTGCTTCCTTTATTTTTGTTACCACCATGACCTCTGAAAGATCTTGTTGGAGAAAATTCGCCTAACTTGTGACCAACCATGTTTTCTGTAACGTAAACCGGGATAAAAGATTTCCCATTGTGTACAGCAATAGTTTGTCCTACGAAGTCCGGAGAGATCATCGATGCTCTAGACCAAGTTTTGATAACAGTTTTCTTGTTAGCTTCTATATTTGCCTGAACCTTCTTATCTAAAGTA
This genomic window from Chryseobacterium viscerum contains:
- the rplV gene encoding 50S ribosomal protein L22 encodes the protein MGSRKQDSSIARKEANKDVVKASLNNCPSSPRKMRLVADIIRGEQVDKALYILKYSKKDASNKLEKLLLSAMANWQTKNEGADIEEANLIVKEIFVDSARQLKRLRPAPQGRGYRIRKRSNHVTLILGNKEN
- the rpsS gene encoding 30S ribosomal protein S19 is translated as MARSLKKGPFIHHTLDKKVQANIEANKKTVIKTWSRASMISPDFVGQTIAVHNGKSFIPVYVTENMVGHKLGEFSPTRSFRGHGGNKNKGSR